Proteins from one Triticum aestivum cultivar Chinese Spring chromosome 7A, IWGSC CS RefSeq v2.1, whole genome shotgun sequence genomic window:
- the LOC123150575 gene encoding NEP1-interacting protein-like 1: protein MEAAVARADTAALFSGQEDAAEGSMSSLPARVAGSIVRGVITFIFATVGTILGAITGGTIGLATESGLVRGAGIGAISGAVVAMEVVDRSMAMWRSDECGIWSVLYVLDVIWSLLTGRLVREKVDPAVQNAVDSQMNAAGDGFSDGPPTLSEMFDMGSASFKGMAADAIAELPATTITEQQAAVQDGGCSVCLQEFEAGEAARSLPECRHTFHMSCIDGWLCRHASCPLCRRAV from the exons ATGGAGGCAGCGGTAGCTCGCGCCGACACAGCAGCATTATTCTCGGGCCAGGAGGACGCCGCCGAGGGGAGCATGTCCAGCCTGCCGGCTCGGGTCGCTGGCTCGATCGTCCGCGGCGTCATCACCTTCATCTTCGCCACAG TGGGCACGATTCTGGGAGCCATCACGGGCGGCACGATCGGGCTGGCGACGGAGAGCGGCCTCGTCCGCGGCGCGGGCATCGGCGCCATCTCCGGCGCCGTGGTGGCCATGGAGGTTGTCGACAGGTCCATGGCCATGTGGCGCTCCGACGAGTGCGGCATCTGGAGCGTCCTATACGTG CTTGACGTGATCTGGAGCCTCCTGACGGGCCGTCTGGTGCGCGAGAAGGTGGACCCCGCAGTGCAGAACGCCGTCGACAGCCAGATGAACGCCGCGGGCGACGGGTTCAGCGACGGCCCGCCGACGCTCTCCGAGATGTTTGACATGGGCTCCGCCTCCTTCAAAGGCATGGCCGCAGACGCCATCGCCGAGCTCCCCGCGACGACCATCACCGAGCAGCAGGCCGCCGTGCAGGACGGCGGCTGCTCCGTGTGCCTCCAGGAGTTCGAGGCCGGCGAGGCGGCACGGAGCCTGCCGGAGTGCCGCCACACGTTCCACATGTCGTGCATAGACGGGTGGCTGTGCCGGCATGCGTCGTGCCCGCTGTGCCGCCGCGCCGTCTAG